The Micromonospora sp. WMMD961 genome has a segment encoding these proteins:
- a CDS encoding DEAD/DEAH box helicase has translation MSHDRAAVRERAEAVLRRLAGDHARLREDQWRAIEALVVDRRRVLCVQRTGWGKSAVYFVATALLRDSAHGGDHGPTVIVSPLLALMRNQVEAAARAGIRARTINSANLDEWDEITAEIQTGAVDVLLISPERLNNPDFRDGVLPKLAATTGLLVVDEAHCVSDWGHDFRPDYRRLRTFLAELPERTPVLATTATANSRVTQDVAEQLGDALVLRGTLDRESLRLGVLDLPSPAHRLAWLADHLDQLPGSGIVYTLTVAAAGETAEFLRSRGYPVASYTGQVEDADRRAAEQDLLDNKIKALVATSALGMGFDKPDLGFVVHLGAPPSPIAYYQQVGRAGRAVEHAEVLLLPGAEDAAIWRYFASLAFPPEQQVRAVLAALHTDRPLSTQALEPLVDLRRARLELMLKVLDVDGAVRRVRGGWLATGEPWTYDEARLRRVAEARTVEQQAMREYATTSDCRMRYLRERLDDTGAVDCGRCDRCAEPLFAADVSTAALAAAQTFLGRPGVEIAPKKLWPTGLDAVGVPLKGRIAPAEQALPGRAVGRLSDLGWGGRLRDLVGPEAPDAPVPDDVAGAVVEVLKAWAHGDDPWPRRPAAVVAVGSRRRPRLVGSLAERIAAVGRLPLLGQVTPAGAGGPGGPRGNSAQRVRALHDTFTVPTDLAETLAGLDGPVLLVDDLVDSGWTMTLVARELRRAGAPDVLPLALAVAG, from the coding sequence ATGAGCCACGATCGAGCAGCGGTACGGGAGCGGGCCGAGGCGGTGCTGCGCCGGCTCGCCGGTGACCACGCCCGACTGCGCGAGGACCAGTGGCGGGCCATCGAGGCGCTGGTCGTCGACCGGCGGCGCGTTCTCTGTGTGCAGCGCACCGGTTGGGGCAAGTCGGCGGTCTACTTCGTGGCGACCGCGCTGCTGCGTGACAGCGCGCACGGCGGCGACCACGGCCCCACGGTGATCGTTTCGCCGTTGCTGGCGCTGATGCGTAACCAGGTCGAGGCGGCGGCCCGGGCCGGCATCCGGGCCCGCACGATCAACTCGGCGAACCTCGACGAGTGGGACGAGATCACCGCCGAGATCCAGACCGGGGCGGTGGACGTGCTGCTGATCAGCCCGGAACGGCTCAACAACCCGGACTTCCGCGACGGCGTGCTGCCGAAGCTGGCCGCGACCACCGGGCTGCTGGTGGTCGACGAGGCGCACTGCGTCTCCGACTGGGGGCACGACTTCCGGCCGGACTACCGGCGGCTGCGGACGTTCCTCGCCGAGCTGCCCGAGCGCACCCCGGTGCTGGCCACCACCGCCACCGCCAACTCCCGGGTCACCCAGGACGTGGCCGAGCAGCTGGGCGACGCCCTCGTCCTGCGCGGCACCCTGGACCGCGAGTCGCTGCGCCTCGGGGTGCTCGACCTGCCCAGCCCGGCCCACCGGTTGGCCTGGCTCGCCGACCACCTGGACCAACTCCCCGGCTCGGGGATCGTCTACACGCTGACCGTGGCCGCGGCGGGGGAGACGGCCGAGTTCCTGCGCTCCCGGGGTTACCCGGTGGCGTCGTACACCGGGCAGGTCGAGGACGCCGACCGGCGGGCCGCCGAGCAGGACCTGCTCGACAACAAGATCAAGGCGTTGGTCGCCACCAGCGCGCTCGGCATGGGCTTCGACAAGCCCGACCTGGGCTTCGTCGTCCACCTCGGCGCGCCGCCCTCGCCGATCGCGTACTACCAGCAGGTCGGTCGTGCCGGCCGCGCCGTCGAGCACGCCGAGGTGCTGCTGCTGCCCGGTGCCGAGGACGCCGCGATCTGGCGGTACTTCGCCTCGCTGGCGTTCCCACCGGAGCAGCAGGTGCGGGCCGTGCTGGCCGCCCTGCACACCGACCGCCCGCTCTCCACCCAGGCCCTCGAACCCCTCGTCGACCTGCGCCGGGCCCGGTTGGAGCTGATGCTCAAGGTGCTCGACGTGGACGGCGCGGTCCGTCGGGTGCGCGGTGGCTGGCTCGCCACCGGCGAGCCGTGGACCTATGACGAGGCCCGGTTGCGCCGCGTCGCCGAGGCGCGCACCGTCGAGCAACAGGCCATGCGGGAGTACGCGACCACGTCCGACTGCCGGATGCGGTATCTACGGGAACGCCTGGACGACACCGGGGCGGTCGACTGCGGTCGCTGTGACCGGTGCGCCGAGCCTCTCTTCGCCGCCGACGTGTCGACGGCGGCTCTCGCCGCCGCGCAGACATTCCTGGGCCGACCCGGTGTGGAGATCGCCCCGAAGAAGCTCTGGCCGACCGGGCTCGACGCGGTGGGCGTACCCCTCAAGGGCCGGATCGCTCCCGCGGAGCAGGCCCTGCCGGGCCGTGCGGTCGGGCGTCTCTCGGACCTGGGTTGGGGTGGCCGGCTGCGGGATCTCGTCGGCCCGGAGGCGCCGGACGCGCCGGTGCCCGACGATGTGGCCGGGGCCGTGGTGGAGGTGCTGAAGGCGTGGGCGCACGGCGACGACCCGTGGCCCCGCCGGCCGGCGGCGGTGGTCGCGGTCGGCTCGCGGCGGCGGCCCCGGCTGGTCGGGTCGCTCGCCGAGCGGATCGCCGCCGTGGGCCGACTGCCGCTCCTCGGCCAGGTAACGCCAGCCGGGGCGGGCGGCCCCGGCGGGCCGCGCGGCAACAGCGCTCAACGGGTACGCGCGCTGCACGACACCTTCACCGTGCCGACCGACCTGGCCGAGACGCTGGCTGGTCTGGACGGCCCGGTGCTCCTCGTCGACGACCTGGTCGACTCGGGTTGGACGATGACGCTGGTGGCTCGCGAACTGCGCCGGGCCGGCGCGCCCGACGTGCTTCCGCTCGCCCTCGCCGTGGCTGGGTGA
- a CDS encoding AfsR/SARP family transcriptional regulator: MSGQLRFEILGPQRAWYADREIDLGPSKQRAVLAVLLLSPGRPVSTGQIIEAVWPEDPPANGPNVVQKYVAGLRRVLEPDRSPRTPGQVLSLTDAGYLLRVDPEAVDAICFERGVQAARRHASESPDQALAELTDALARWHGEPFTGFSGGVFEAARHRLVELWAVALETRADLELGSGRHRETVGELVELVAEFPVRERLRYQYMLALYRSGRQAEALAAYRDIDSLLREEHGIGPGEALRELHARILRADPTLTAGVRETGWPASASGTRHAQSMMPPAPAHPSADAPLAAPTPDPTVPPPPLQAPPYADLPSPPYPALDGLPAGSPSPFAVEQPRRERHPLPAWVSTTTTVLGTLLALLSFGTGTWLVVLAYAVRRRSRRLGLAALGYLLTATLLVVMIATDDLETEDSAAEAFSALGVVFLCWLVGSAHIVLLNRWVWGRITGRPRVAQAHAEERRIRRQQARNLLHRYPSARLEFAIGRPDLPRAFDDGGLVDVNAVSDHVLATLPGLTDAQRRQVAMDRWVRGPYASMEELAARCQLPLAATDALRSVLLFLPPPVLPVHTRATTRSEPAEPR, encoded by the coding sequence ATGTCAGGACAGCTGCGTTTCGAGATCCTCGGGCCTCAGCGGGCCTGGTACGCCGACCGCGAGATCGACCTCGGTCCGAGCAAACAGCGCGCGGTGCTCGCCGTGCTGCTGCTCTCCCCGGGTCGTCCGGTGTCCACCGGGCAGATCATCGAGGCGGTCTGGCCGGAGGATCCGCCCGCTAACGGCCCCAACGTCGTGCAGAAGTACGTCGCCGGGCTGCGCCGGGTGCTGGAGCCGGACCGTTCGCCGCGTACCCCCGGGCAGGTGTTGAGCCTGACCGATGCCGGCTATCTGCTCCGGGTCGACCCGGAGGCGGTGGACGCGATCTGCTTCGAGCGGGGCGTCCAGGCCGCTCGACGGCACGCGTCCGAAAGTCCGGACCAGGCGCTGGCCGAGCTGACCGATGCGCTGGCCCGGTGGCACGGTGAGCCGTTCACCGGCTTCTCCGGTGGCGTGTTCGAGGCCGCCCGGCACCGCCTGGTGGAGCTATGGGCCGTCGCCCTGGAGACCCGCGCGGATCTGGAACTGGGCAGCGGGCGGCACCGCGAGACGGTCGGCGAGCTGGTCGAGTTGGTGGCCGAGTTCCCGGTCCGGGAGCGGCTGCGCTACCAGTACATGCTGGCGCTGTACCGCAGCGGGCGGCAGGCCGAGGCACTGGCCGCGTACCGGGACATCGACAGCCTGCTCCGCGAGGAGCACGGCATCGGCCCCGGCGAGGCGCTCCGGGAGCTGCACGCGCGGATCCTGCGCGCCGACCCGACCCTCACCGCCGGTGTCCGGGAAACAGGTTGGCCCGCTTCGGCTTCCGGCACCCGGCATGCCCAGAGCATGATGCCGCCAGCGCCAGCGCATCCGTCCGCCGACGCACCTCTGGCCGCCCCGACCCCCGACCCGACCGTCCCGCCGCCGCCACTTCAGGCGCCGCCGTACGCAGATCTGCCGTCGCCGCCGTACCCCGCGCTGGACGGTCTGCCCGCCGGCTCGCCTTCGCCGTTCGCTGTCGAGCAGCCGCGCCGGGAGCGGCACCCGCTACCGGCGTGGGTGAGCACCACGACCACCGTCCTCGGCACCCTTCTGGCGCTCCTGTCCTTCGGCACCGGGACCTGGCTGGTGGTGCTGGCGTACGCGGTGCGGCGGCGTAGTCGACGGCTCGGCCTCGCGGCCCTCGGCTACCTCCTCACCGCGACGCTGCTGGTCGTCATGATCGCCACCGACGACCTGGAGACGGAGGACTCGGCGGCGGAGGCGTTCTCCGCGCTCGGCGTGGTCTTCCTCTGCTGGCTGGTCGGCTCCGCGCACATAGTCCTGCTCAACCGTTGGGTCTGGGGACGGATCACCGGACGGCCGCGCGTGGCGCAGGCCCACGCGGAGGAGCGCCGGATTCGCCGCCAGCAGGCACGCAACCTGCTGCACCGCTACCCCTCGGCACGTCTGGAGTTCGCGATCGGCCGACCGGACCTGCCCCGCGCCTTCGACGACGGCGGGCTCGTCGACGTCAACGCCGTATCCGATCATGTGCTCGCCACGCTGCCCGGGCTCACCGATGCGCAGCGCCGGCAGGTGGCGATGGACCGGTGGGTACGCGGCCCGTACGCGTCGATGGAGGAGTTGGCGGCGCGTTGCCAGCTTCCGCTCGCGGCCACCGACGCGCTCCGCAGCGTCCTGCTCTTCCTCCCACCGCCCGTCCTGCCGGTACACACTCGCGCGACGACGCGGTCGGAGCCCGCCGAACCCCGTTGA
- a CDS encoding SDR family NAD(P)-dependent oxidoreductase has translation MDSRVAVVSGGGTGIGAAVAEALVRDGYDVLIVGRRADVLSAAAERISAECGRTDAVNAVTADLTDPEQLDRVLAAVGGRPVDVVVNNAGGYLGGDTGTLVGTAAHWRANLDANVLTAVLLTEALRPALRRPGGRVILVSSIAAQRGGGGPYSAAKAALHGWAYDLAAQLGPEQITVNVVSPGYVAETEFFGDRMTAEGNAKRVAATLVGRAGLPDDIAEAVRYLASPAAGYVTGQVLGVNGGSVLGR, from the coding sequence ATGGACTCTCGGGTTGCTGTTGTCAGTGGAGGTGGGACCGGGATCGGGGCCGCCGTGGCGGAGGCGCTCGTCCGGGACGGGTACGACGTTCTGATCGTCGGGCGGCGGGCGGACGTATTGTCGGCCGCCGCCGAGCGGATCTCCGCTGAGTGTGGTCGGACCGATGCGGTCAACGCGGTGACCGCCGACCTGACCGACCCGGAGCAACTCGACCGGGTGCTCGCAGCGGTCGGCGGTCGGCCGGTCGACGTGGTGGTCAACAACGCCGGCGGCTACCTGGGCGGGGACACCGGCACCCTGGTCGGGACCGCCGCACACTGGCGGGCCAACCTGGACGCCAACGTGCTCACCGCCGTGCTGCTGACCGAGGCGCTGCGGCCGGCGCTGCGTCGACCGGGCGGGCGGGTGATCCTGGTCAGCTCGATCGCCGCTCAGCGTGGCGGCGGTGGGCCGTACTCGGCCGCGAAGGCGGCCCTGCACGGCTGGGCGTACGACCTGGCAGCGCAGCTTGGTCCGGAGCAGATCACGGTCAACGTGGTGAGCCCCGGCTACGTCGCCGAGACCGAGTTCTTCGGCGACCGGATGACCGCCGAGGGGAACGCGAAGCGGGTCGCGGCGACCCTGGTCGGGCGTGCTGGGCTGCCGGACGACATCGCCGAGGCGGTCCGCTATCTGGCCAGCCCGGCCGCCGGATACGTCACCGGCCAGGTCCTCGGCGTCAACGGGGGCTCGGTCCTCGGCCGCTGA
- a CDS encoding branched-chain amino acid ABC transporter permease, giving the protein MTVIDAPPAQVPDELTPQRGRWHRVRPFLPLVALVVLAILPYSTISLPGVFEGPVNSPGTLQLLAICLIFGGLAAGYDLLFGRTGMLSFGHALYFAAGVYGTDILVTRAGLPLWQAALLTVTGGTILAALLGAVALRTVGIAFAMVTLAFAQVGAILVARDFGGLTGGEEGLPLDVSGLPARLVGVTNTVNLYWLALAYLTLVVFVVHRVSGSPTGRVLAGLRDDERRIGVLGLDPYRYKLVAFTLAGGLASAGGVVYVLIVGGASPHITSSELTLSLLVMVVLGGPGTRWGPVLGGVLYMYLDHRLTAFGTSDAVDNLPAVLSHPLSQPLFVLGTVFILAVYFFPGGLAGLAPRVAHLTRALRPRR; this is encoded by the coding sequence ATGACGGTGATCGACGCGCCTCCCGCGCAGGTGCCGGACGAACTGACCCCGCAGCGGGGACGGTGGCACCGGGTCCGCCCGTTCCTGCCGCTGGTCGCGCTGGTCGTGCTGGCGATCCTGCCGTACTCGACGATCTCCCTGCCGGGAGTCTTCGAGGGGCCGGTCAACTCGCCCGGCACCCTGCAACTCCTCGCCATCTGCCTGATCTTCGGTGGGCTGGCGGCCGGGTACGACCTGCTATTCGGCCGGACCGGGATGCTCTCCTTCGGGCACGCGCTGTACTTCGCCGCCGGCGTGTACGGGACCGACATCCTCGTCACCCGGGCCGGTCTGCCGCTGTGGCAGGCAGCCCTGCTGACAGTCACCGGCGGCACGATCCTCGCCGCGCTGCTCGGCGCGGTGGCACTGCGGACCGTGGGCATCGCGTTCGCCATGGTGACGCTGGCCTTCGCGCAGGTCGGGGCGATCCTGGTGGCCCGCGACTTCGGCGGGCTCACCGGCGGTGAGGAGGGCCTGCCGCTGGACGTGTCCGGGCTGCCCGCCAGGCTGGTCGGGGTGACCAACACTGTCAACCTGTACTGGCTGGCGCTCGCGTACCTGACGCTCGTGGTCTTCGTGGTGCACCGGGTCAGTGGCTCGCCGACCGGTCGGGTGCTCGCCGGGCTGCGTGACGACGAGCGGCGGATCGGCGTGCTCGGGTTGGACCCGTACCGCTACAAGCTGGTGGCGTTCACCCTGGCCGGCGGATTGGCCTCGGCGGGCGGGGTGGTCTATGTCCTGATCGTCGGCGGCGCGTCACCGCACATCACGTCCTCCGAGCTGACCCTGTCGCTGCTGGTCATGGTGGTGCTCGGCGGGCCGGGCACCCGGTGGGGGCCGGTGCTCGGCGGTGTCCTCTACATGTACCTGGACCACCGGCTCACCGCGTTCGGCACGAGCGACGCGGTGGACAACCTGCCGGCCGTCCTCAGCCACCCGTTGAGCCAGCCACTGTTCGTCCTGGGCACGGTCTTCATCCTGGCCGTCTACTTCTTCCCCGGCGGCCTGGCCGGCCTCGCCCCCCGCGTAGCCCACCTGACCCGAGCCCTCCGCCCCCGCCGCTGA
- a CDS encoding branched-chain amino acid ABC transporter permease has product MGTVILLALTGLGLAALYFLVASGLSLVFGLADVLNFAHGLFLGVGAYGTWWAAGNLPGAGPDGFGFVLAVAFGVAAGTLVAILVELVLIRPLYSRTIEQVLVTVGLSLAGVALLQATWGADARPFPRPDWTRQVTGILGAQVPNGGLLLIIAAVLVLGAILAFLRWTRYGLVIRAGVENREMVTALGIDVRKAFTLVFAIGGAAAALAGALGGVYFGTVSPGQGSSLLIFAFIVVVIGGMGSVIGSAYAAVVVGLVQQFVNYYGTSGLGDICVVGLLAVVLLLRPQGIAGKVATA; this is encoded by the coding sequence ATGGGGACCGTCATTCTCCTGGCGTTGACCGGGCTCGGCCTGGCCGCGCTGTACTTCCTGGTCGCCTCCGGCCTGTCCCTGGTCTTCGGCCTGGCCGACGTGCTCAACTTCGCGCACGGGCTGTTCCTCGGCGTGGGCGCGTACGGCACCTGGTGGGCGGCCGGCAACCTGCCGGGCGCGGGCCCCGACGGGTTCGGCTTCGTGTTGGCGGTCGCGTTCGGGGTGGCTGCCGGCACGTTGGTGGCGATCCTGGTCGAGCTGGTGCTGATCCGTCCGCTCTACTCCCGCACCATCGAGCAGGTGCTGGTCACCGTCGGCCTGTCGCTGGCCGGGGTGGCGCTGTTGCAGGCGACCTGGGGTGCGGATGCCCGGCCGTTCCCGCGCCCCGACTGGACCCGGCAGGTGACCGGGATCCTCGGCGCGCAGGTGCCGAACGGGGGTCTGCTGCTGATCATCGCGGCGGTGCTGGTGCTCGGCGCGATCCTGGCGTTCCTGCGCTGGACCCGGTACGGCCTGGTGATCCGGGCCGGAGTGGAGAACCGGGAGATGGTGACCGCGCTCGGCATCGACGTGCGCAAGGCGTTCACGCTGGTCTTCGCGATCGGCGGGGCGGCAGCCGCGCTCGCCGGCGCGCTCGGCGGCGTCTACTTCGGCACCGTCTCGCCCGGTCAGGGCAGCTCGCTGCTGATCTTCGCGTTCATCGTGGTGGTGATCGGTGGGATGGGCTCGGTGATCGGCTCCGCGTACGCGGCGGTCGTGGTCGGGCTGGTGCAGCAGTTCGTCAACTACTACGGCACGTCCGGGCTGGGCGACATCTGCGTGGTCGGGCTGCTGGCCGTGGTGCTGCTGCTGCGCCCGCAGGGCATCGCCGGAAAGGTGGCAACGGCATGA
- a CDS encoding ABC transporter ATP-binding protein — protein sequence MEPVLSVEDLSVRISGLHILQGVSFTVAPTGVTVLLGRNGVGKTTTLRAILGLTPPAGEVRGTIRMGAQSLLARPTHRLVRGGLGYVPEDRDVFAGLTVAENLRLAERRGTTPAYDKVFALFPELDRRGRQRAGSLSGGQQQMLAIGRVLLNDNRLLLVDEPTKGLAPKVVTEVAEVLERVAESVPVLLVEQNLAVVRRLARDAVVLAAGKVAWTGDAHELLLETALTKSLLGVGSAEAVAPSARSELASPAVARKDQL from the coding sequence ATGGAACCCGTTCTCAGCGTGGAGGACCTGTCGGTCCGGATCTCCGGGCTGCACATCCTCCAGGGGGTGTCCTTCACGGTCGCCCCGACCGGCGTGACCGTCCTGCTCGGCCGCAACGGCGTCGGCAAGACCACCACGTTGCGTGCGATCCTCGGGCTCACCCCGCCCGCCGGGGAGGTCAGGGGCACCATCCGGATGGGCGCGCAGAGCCTGCTGGCCCGGCCCACCCACCGGCTGGTACGCGGTGGGCTCGGCTACGTGCCGGAGGACCGGGACGTGTTCGCCGGCCTCACCGTCGCCGAGAACCTCCGGCTCGCCGAACGGCGCGGCACCACCCCGGCGTACGACAAGGTCTTCGCGCTCTTCCCGGAGCTGGACCGGCGCGGACGGCAACGGGCCGGCTCGCTCTCCGGCGGGCAGCAGCAGATGCTCGCGATCGGTCGGGTGCTGCTCAACGACAACCGGTTGCTGCTGGTCGACGAGCCGACCAAAGGGCTGGCGCCGAAGGTGGTGACCGAGGTGGCGGAGGTGCTGGAACGGGTCGCGGAGTCGGTGCCGGTGCTGCTCGTCGAGCAGAACCTGGCCGTCGTACGCCGGCTGGCCCGCGACGCGGTGGTGCTGGCCGCCGGCAAGGTGGCCTGGACCGGAGACGCCCACGAGTTGCTGTTGGAGACGGCGTTGACCAAGTCGCTGCTGGGTGTCGGTTCGGCGGAGGCGGTCGCGCCGAGCGCGAGGAGCGAGCTTGCGAGCCCCGCAGTCGCGAGGAAGGACCAACTCTGA
- a CDS encoding ABC transporter ATP-binding protein, giving the protein MLATRGLTWRIGEVAIVDSVYLDLAPGEFLGVIGPNGAGKTSLFNLITGLRRATEGRIVLDGQDIGALAPHRRARLGLGRTFQASSVFGSLSVRENVRLAVQAHRGGSMALWRRAAADREVAAAADAALDRVGLAHRGTALAGTLAHGEKRKLEIALLLAGEPRVMLLDEPMAGVSAEDIPELVAVIKSLTGDSGRAVLMVEHHMDVILELADRIAVMHHGALLACDTPETVMANPTVQEAYLGESL; this is encoded by the coding sequence ATGCTCGCCACCCGCGGTCTGACCTGGCGGATCGGTGAGGTCGCCATCGTCGACAGCGTCTACCTCGACCTTGCGCCCGGGGAGTTCCTGGGCGTGATCGGGCCGAACGGCGCCGGCAAGACCTCACTGTTCAACCTGATCACTGGCCTGCGTCGGGCCACGGAGGGCCGGATAGTCCTGGACGGACAGGACATCGGGGCGCTTGCGCCGCACCGGCGGGCCCGCCTCGGGCTGGGCCGCACCTTCCAGGCGTCCTCGGTCTTCGGCTCGCTCAGCGTGCGGGAGAACGTCCGGCTCGCCGTGCAGGCGCACCGCGGGGGCTCGATGGCACTGTGGCGGCGGGCGGCGGCCGACCGGGAGGTCGCCGCCGCCGCCGACGCGGCGCTCGACCGGGTCGGTCTCGCCCACCGGGGTACGGCACTCGCCGGCACCCTGGCCCACGGCGAGAAGCGCAAGTTGGAGATCGCCCTGCTGCTCGCCGGTGAGCCTCGGGTGATGCTGTTGGACGAGCCGATGGCCGGGGTCAGCGCCGAGGACATCCCGGAACTGGTCGCCGTCATCAAGTCGCTGACCGGCGACAGCGGCCGGGCCGTGCTGATGGTCGAGCACCACATGGACGTCATCCTGGAGTTGGCCGACCGGATCGCCGTCATGCACCACGGCGCGCTGCTGGCCTGCGACACCCCGGAGACGGTGATGGCCAACCCCACTGTGCAAGAGGCCTACCTGGGGGAGTCGCTGTGA
- a CDS encoding substrate-binding domain-containing protein — MTVRTTRRVFLSAATMMAAALAATACGSPQDTATGGGDSAAPVKVGLVYSQSGALASYGKQYIEGFKAGLDFATKGTGKVGDRKIELTEVDDAGDPAKAVSAAKDLIGKGTKIIAGSTASGVALQVAPIAAQNKVLFISGPAATDAVTGANKYTFRSGRQSYQDVVTAKSFIGDPAGKKVVVFAQDGAFGDANEAAVKAVIGGAGATVSSVRAPASATEFTPFASQIKTAKPDLLFVAWAGTTAPAMWQTLDQQGVLASTTVVTGLDIRASWPTFGAAGTKISFLSHYFDGASDTEASKALKATVNTIDLFHPDGFAAAQMVVRAAQEGGDDVDKMITALEGWSFDGVKGKMTIRAADHALLQPMFQAKLTGSGTEFTATAQKSLTGDETAPPAVAMKG, encoded by the coding sequence ATGACGGTCCGGACGACGCGGCGGGTGTTCCTCTCCGCCGCCACGATGATGGCCGCGGCGCTGGCCGCCACGGCCTGTGGTAGCCCGCAGGACACCGCCACCGGCGGCGGCGACAGTGCCGCGCCGGTCAAGGTCGGCTTGGTGTATTCCCAGTCGGGTGCCCTGGCCAGTTACGGAAAGCAGTACATCGAGGGGTTCAAGGCCGGGCTCGACTTCGCCACGAAGGGCACCGGCAAGGTCGGTGACCGGAAGATCGAGTTGACCGAGGTCGACGACGCGGGTGACCCGGCCAAGGCGGTCTCCGCCGCGAAGGACCTGATCGGCAAGGGTACGAAGATCATCGCCGGTTCCACCGCCTCCGGGGTGGCGCTCCAGGTCGCGCCGATCGCGGCGCAGAACAAGGTCCTCTTCATCAGCGGACCCGCTGCCACCGACGCGGTGACCGGCGCGAACAAGTACACGTTCCGTTCCGGCCGGCAGTCTTACCAGGACGTGGTGACCGCCAAGTCGTTCATCGGCGACCCGGCCGGCAAGAAGGTCGTGGTCTTCGCTCAGGACGGCGCGTTCGGCGACGCCAACGAGGCGGCCGTCAAGGCCGTCATCGGTGGCGCGGGCGCCACCGTGAGCAGTGTCCGGGCCCCGGCCAGTGCCACCGAGTTCACCCCGTTCGCCAGCCAGATCAAGACCGCCAAGCCGGACCTGCTCTTCGTGGCCTGGGCCGGCACCACCGCCCCGGCCATGTGGCAGACCCTCGACCAGCAGGGCGTGCTCGCGTCCACCACGGTCGTCACCGGCCTGGACATCCGCGCCTCGTGGCCGACCTTCGGCGCCGCCGGCACCAAGATCTCCTTCCTGTCGCACTACTTCGACGGTGCCAGCGACACCGAGGCCAGCAAGGCGCTGAAGGCCACTGTCAACACCATCGACCTGTTCCACCCGGACGGCTTCGCCGCCGCGCAGATGGTGGTCCGGGCCGCGCAGGAGGGCGGGGACGACGTCGACAAGATGATCACCGCCCTGGAGGGCTGGAGCTTCGACGGGGTCAAGGGCAAGATGACCATCCGGGCCGCCGACCACGCGCTGCTTCAGCCGATGTTCCAGGCCAAGCTGACCGGCAGCGGTACCGAGTTCACGGCCACCGCGCAGAAGAGCCTCACCGGTGACGAGACCGCGCCACCGGCCGTGGCCATGAAGGGCTGA
- a CDS encoding glycerophosphodiester phosphodiesterase: MRRTLSTLGVAGALLAAAVAVPTMAAADPSTGADRTRANDRPIVIGHRGASGYRPEHTLEAYRLAIRMGADYVEPDLVSTSDGVLVARHENEISGTTDVSTHPEFAARKATKTIDGVAVTGWFTEDFTLAELKTLRAKERLPQVRVANTAFDGRFEVPTLQEVIDLARTEGRARGRTIGIYPETKHPTYFASIGKPLEEPLLKVLRQNKLDRRNSPVFIQSFETANLRRLSRLTDVKLVQLLDASGRPYDFTVAGDARTYQDLATPAGLKWIAGYADGIGANKNLLVPRDAAGNLLAPTNVVRDAHRERLLVHSWTFRAENQFLPVDFRIGTDPNARGDITAEYELFLGLGLDGVFSDHPDTAVAARAGL; encoded by the coding sequence TTGCGACGTACCCTCTCGACCCTCGGCGTGGCCGGCGCGTTGCTCGCCGCCGCCGTGGCCGTGCCCACCATGGCCGCCGCCGATCCCTCGACCGGCGCGGACCGCACCCGGGCGAACGACCGCCCGATCGTGATCGGTCACCGAGGTGCCAGTGGCTACCGGCCGGAGCACACCCTGGAGGCGTACCGGCTGGCGATCCGGATGGGCGCCGACTACGTCGAGCCGGACCTGGTGTCGACGTCCGACGGCGTGCTGGTCGCCCGACACGAGAACGAGATCTCCGGCACCACCGACGTGTCGACCCACCCGGAGTTCGCGGCCCGCAAGGCGACCAAGACCATCGACGGTGTCGCCGTGACCGGCTGGTTCACCGAGGACTTCACGCTGGCGGAGCTGAAGACGCTGCGCGCCAAGGAACGGCTGCCGCAGGTCCGGGTGGCGAACACCGCCTTCGACGGCCGCTTCGAGGTGCCCACCCTCCAGGAGGTCATCGACCTGGCCCGGACCGAGGGGCGGGCACGGGGCCGCACCATCGGCATCTACCCGGAGACGAAGCACCCGACCTACTTCGCGTCGATCGGCAAGCCGTTGGAGGAGCCGCTGCTGAAGGTGCTGCGGCAGAACAAGCTGGACCGCCGGAACTCGCCGGTCTTCATCCAGTCGTTCGAGACGGCGAACCTGCGCCGCCTGAGCCGGCTGACCGACGTGAAGCTGGTCCAACTGCTCGACGCCAGCGGCCGCCCGTACGACTTCACCGTGGCCGGTGACGCCCGCACGTACCAGGATCTGGCTACGCCGGCCGGGCTCAAGTGGATCGCCGGATACGCCGACGGCATCGGCGCGAACAAGAACCTGCTGGTGCCCCGGGACGCGGCCGGCAACCTGCTCGCCCCCACCAACGTGGTGCGCGACGCGCACCGCGAGCGGCTGCTCGTGCACTCCTGGACGTTCCGCGCGGAGAACCAGTTCCTCCCGGTGGACTTCCGGATCGGCACCGATCCCAACGCTCGCGGCGACATCACGGCCGAGTACGAACTCTTCCTCGGCCTGGGCCTGGACGGCGTCTTCAGCGACCACCCGGACACCGCCGTCGCCGCCCGCGCCGGCCTCTGA